In Brassica rapa cultivar Chiifu-401-42 chromosome A06, CAAS_Brap_v3.01, whole genome shotgun sequence, a single window of DNA contains:
- the LOC103872904 gene encoding indole glucosinolate O-methyltransferase 4-like, with the protein MGILNEETLSANTKTQIVIDDDNELGLMAVRIANAAAFPMVLKAALELGVFDTLYAASVFLSPTEISNLLPTTPRNPGAPILLDRMLRLLASYSMVKCGTVQAGKGERVYRAEPICRFFLKDNIQDIGSLASQVIVNFDSVFLSTWGQLKDVVLEGGDAFGRAHGGMKLFDYMGTDERFSKLFNQTGFTIAVVKKALEVYQGFKDVNVLVDVGGGVGNTLGVVISKYPNIKGINFDLTCALAQAPSYPGVEHVPGDMFVDVPKGDAMILKRILHDWTDEDCVKILKNCWKSLPENGKVVVIELVTPDDAENGDINANIAFDMDMLMFTQCSGGKERSRAEFEALATASGFTKCKFVCPAYHCWIIEFCKENV; encoded by the exons atgggaATCCTTAATGAAGAAACATTAAGCGCTAACACCAAAACCCAAATTGTTATTGATGATGATAACGAGTTGGGCTTGATGGCCGTGAGAATAGCCAACGCTGCCGCCTTTCCGATGGTTCTCAAAGCTGCCCTCGAGCTCGGTGTCTTTGACACTCTCTACGCCGCTTCGGTGTTCCTCTCACCTACCGAGATATCAAATCTACTTCCAACCACACCTCGTAACCCAGGAGCACCGATTCTGCTAGACCGGATGCTTCGTCTACTCGCTAGTTACTCCATGGTCAAGTGTGGTACGGTCCAAGCCGGAAAGGGAGAGAGGGTCTACAGAGCCGAGCCAATTTGCAGGTTCTTCTTGAAAGATAACATTCAAGATATTGGATCCCTTGCTTCTCAAGTCATTGTCAACTTCGACAGTGTCTTCCTCAGTACATG GGGACAATTGAAAGATGTGGTGCTTGAAGGAGGAGATGCGTTTGGTCGTGCACATGGCGGCATGAAACTCTTCGACTATATGGGAACAGATGAAAGATTCAGCAAGCTCTTCAACCAGACCGGATTCACTATTGCCGTCGTGAAGAAGGCTCTTGAAGTTTACCAAGGCTTTAAAGATGTGAATGTGTTGGTTGATGTTGGAGGTGGGGTTGGTAACACACTCGGTGTTGTTATTTCTAAGTATCCAAATATTAAGGGTATCAACTTTGATCTGACTTGTGCCTTGGCACAAGCACCTTCTTACCCTGGGGTGGAACATGTCCCTGGAGATATGTTCGTGGATGTTCCAAAAGGAGATGCCATGATCTTGAAA CGTATACTTCATGATTGGACCGACGAAGATTGTGTGAAGATTCTCAAGAACTGTTGGAAGTCACTACCAGAGAACGGTAAAGTTGTTGTCATAGAACTAGTCACGCCTGATGACGCTGAGAATGGAGACATCAATGCAAACATTGCCTTTGACATGGACATGTTAATGTTCACCCAATGTTCTGGTGGGAAAGAGAGGTCACGAGCTGAGTTTGAAGCTCTAGCTACGGCTTCTGGCTTTACCAAGTGCAAGTTCGTTTGTCCCGCTTATCACTGCTGGATCATTGAGTTCTGTAAAGAAAATGTAtag